The following proteins are encoded in a genomic region of Galbibacter sp. BG1:
- a CDS encoding DUF262 domain-containing protein, with protein sequence MERTENLLNANTISFADIISGDNIYQVPLFQRDYSWKEDNWDDLWLDIQNSIEASSRHYMGSIVLIKKGKKELEIIDGQQRITTLSLLALSCIRVLNDLIEADIDKDNNEERKDILMRKFVGFKSAKSLMFSPKLKLNKLNNPIYSSYLIQFHKVPNITREPISNKSLVYAYDYFYKKLKDTYDVESSVDDLIDFIEFVGDNLQFIQITVVDELNAYLVFETLNDRGIPLTVTDLFKNYLFSRVSESDHDHLKNKWDSILKFIKYKDFANFLRYYWISRNRLITEKELFKAIKKEVTNQTEVMSIISNLELHAEVFNALSDPKDDLWKGQQEIIKHLSELQLYGIKQPFPLLLAAYEKFDTSNFAKVVKICSIISFRYSVISGLKTNVLEQVYSRAANNIIKEISSNPTHVFKDVSSLYVNDEIFTNQFTLKAIKTTSKNRLVRYIMYSIENKLSDNGTMNFDEDNGTIEHILPENPNEDWTSSFVKDTQIQFIYRLGNYAVLEKKLNKDCENKTITNKKPLYLNSKYKLANEFEFDVWNPNNLKKRQSKLAKVAKQIWRLDY encoded by the coding sequence ATGGAAAGAACTGAAAATTTACTAAATGCAAATACCATATCATTTGCAGATATAATATCAGGTGACAATATTTATCAAGTCCCCTTGTTTCAAAGAGATTATTCTTGGAAAGAAGACAATTGGGATGACTTATGGCTTGATATTCAAAATTCTATTGAGGCCAGCTCGAGACATTATATGGGCTCAATTGTTCTTATTAAAAAAGGTAAAAAAGAACTAGAAATAATAGACGGACAACAACGTATTACCACATTAAGTTTACTTGCTTTAAGCTGTATTAGAGTACTAAATGATCTAATTGAGGCAGACATTGACAAGGATAACAATGAAGAGAGAAAAGACATTCTCATGCGAAAATTTGTTGGATTCAAATCAGCAAAGTCTTTAATGTTTTCACCAAAACTTAAACTTAATAAGTTAAATAATCCCATTTATTCAAGTTATTTAATTCAGTTTCATAAAGTTCCAAATATTACTCGGGAACCAATTTCCAACAAATCACTTGTTTATGCCTACGACTATTTCTATAAAAAACTTAAAGACACATATGATGTTGAATCATCTGTTGATGATTTAATTGATTTCATTGAATTTGTTGGCGATAATTTACAGTTTATTCAAATTACAGTTGTGGATGAGCTTAACGCTTATTTGGTATTTGAAACATTAAATGATAGAGGAATACCTCTAACTGTAACTGATTTATTTAAAAATTACTTATTCTCTAGAGTTAGTGAATCTGATCATGATCATTTAAAGAATAAATGGGACAGTATCCTTAAGTTTATCAAGTACAAAGACTTTGCTAACTTTTTAAGGTATTATTGGATTTCTCGAAATAGATTAATTACTGAAAAAGAACTTTTTAAGGCAATTAAAAAGGAAGTAACAAATCAAACGGAAGTAATGAGTATAATCTCTAACCTAGAATTGCATGCAGAAGTTTTTAATGCGTTATCAGATCCTAAGGATGATTTATGGAAAGGACAACAAGAGATTATCAAACATCTTTCAGAACTTCAACTATATGGCATTAAACAGCCATTTCCTTTACTACTTGCAGCTTATGAAAAATTTGACACCAGTAATTTTGCTAAGGTGGTTAAAATATGTTCCATAATTTCATTTCGTTATTCTGTCATTTCAGGATTAAAGACTAATGTTTTAGAGCAAGTATATTCGCGAGCGGCAAACAATATAATCAAAGAAATTAGCTCCAATCCAACACATGTTTTTAAAGATGTTAGCAGCTTGTATGTTAATGATGAAATATTCACAAATCAGTTCACATTAAAAGCTATTAAAACTACATCAAAAAATCGCCTAGTCCGTTACATTATGTACTCAATTGAAAACAAATTATCAGATAACGGGACAATGAATTTTGATGAAGATAATGGAACTATTGAACATATCTTACCAGAAAACCCAAATGAAGATTGGACTTCAAGTTTTGTAAAAGACACACAAATTCAATTTATCTATCGACTAGGTAACTATGCAGTTTTAGAAAAGAAACTAAATAAGGATTGTGAGAACAAAACAATTACAAATAAGAAGCCACTATACTTGAATTCTAAATATAAATTAGCCAATGAATTTGAATTTGACGTATGGAATCCAAACAACTTGAAAAAAAGGCAATCCAAATTAGCCAAGGTTGCTAAGCAAATTTGGCGTCTTGATTATTAA
- a CDS encoding DUF2290 domain-containing protein has protein sequence MTDRVAIHKEIKNLTNLLVNKSISINQNFPKYVNNELVWENYKNISFSLKNEAYEKIYNTCVNEKDYNIMLLDGALLQMKYQFHRNNIVGHILSFYPNPTFEKFQDNPEEFEELYFGNELFTDILDKKTIIFPIRFDFSDVHTDIIHPRVHCTFGNYKDCRIPITKPISPKRFVSFILRNFYSYKFLEDNLETELESNLNFDELATDNEKRLLHITY, from the coding sequence ATGACTGATAGGGTAGCCATTCATAAAGAAATAAAGAACTTGACCAATTTATTGGTAAATAAAAGTATTTCTATAAATCAAAACTTTCCAAAATATGTAAATAATGAATTAGTTTGGGAGAACTATAAAAACATATCTTTTTCATTAAAGAACGAAGCCTATGAAAAGATTTACAATACTTGTGTGAATGAAAAAGATTACAACATAATGCTTCTTGATGGAGCTTTATTGCAAATGAAATACCAATTTCATAGAAACAATATAGTTGGTCATATACTAAGTTTTTATCCAAACCCAACTTTTGAGAAGTTTCAAGATAATCCTGAAGAATTTGAAGAATTATATTTTGGAAACGAGTTATTTACGGATATTCTGGATAAAAAGACTATAATATTTCCTATTAGATTTGATTTTTCAGATGTTCATACAGATATAATACACCCAAGAGTACATTGCACTTTTGGCAATTATAAAGATTGTCGTATTCCAATCACAAAACCAATTTCACCAAAAAGATTTGTTTCTTTTATCTTAAGAAACTTTTACAGTTATAAATTTCTTGAAGATAATCTTGAAACGGAATTAGAGTCGAACTTAAACTTTGACGAATTAGCAACTGATAATGAAAAAAGATTACTTCATATTACATACTAG